tgtGATCTCTACtcccaaaataatttaattttttagatTCCTTTTAAATTGCaatttttcttcagctgcacCTGACACTACAGTAGCTAGTGCAATTCAGAAGTCAGGCCAATGTTTAAGACACTGAGATGAAGTACAGTGGTGTACTCTGCAGGATTCAGTGTTTGTCTAGACTAGTGGTTCCTATCGGCACCATTTTTCCTTAAACTGAGCAGCACAGAACTATATTAACATGCAGCCTCCTGCTAAATCCAAGTCACGTTCATGTGGGATTTAGTCGTGCTTTCATGGGTAGCGCTGTGTGGATGATCTAGGTGAACAACCTAGGTCCAAGACAGCAGGAGCACTGGCAGGAGTACAGTGAGACCAACTGGAACTATGTTGCTCTTGTAACATCTCACTGACACTGCTAAAACCTACAGAGAATAAAACTACATGGCTTAGTTTACTGCAGTGTGTAGACAAGATAATGTGGACTTGCTGTGAAGAAGAGAAATAAGGAAGTGTTATGGAAATACTTCAGTCAAAGCACtaaaaatgcaaagcagagaAGCTAAAGTGTAAAGAACATCACTGCCTGtacctgattttatttaaagcagcatttcttcACACGAAAAAATGAATGCCAACACTGAGATAGCAGAGATGTACAGAAACTTCTTAACCTTAAAACTATGCCAGTTCATAAATTTCAACTAAATAACAAACAGGACTTTGAATATTTAGCCCTAATCTTTGGATGCAGTCTCTGGAAAGATACATTCATATCAGAAATCCAAACAAATCCATTAAGTTTAATATacttacatatacatatatatatgtataatggatatacatacatatacatacatatatatgtatattaaatctaataataatatatatacacacacactcatatatatatgtgtgtagaGAAGAATGAAGCTGCTCTTTACCACAGGATGTCACTTTCAAAGGCAAAACTAAATACCAGGAAGGGTTGTTTCACACTAAGTAGGACCACAGCCCAAGTGGCTGGAAGGCCATTTTGGGAGGAAGAGCTTGGGGCAGAGATGACTTCGCTGCCTTGGTTACACCGAGTATCTCCTCCGTGCCCTGTTCACGGCCCTGAGAGGACAAGACTCGAGGGCCACGCAGTGGCAGACCCCAGGAGGCACGTGCTGAACATGTGCCTGGCATCCTCTGCAGCTTCAGAGGGTTTTGGCAAACAGTTCACACTAAATTTGAAGATGCCTCATGAAGCAGCTCAGCTGCCCTGAATTGCCAATGTGCATAATTTCCTCAGGGTGAATAATCAACTCCAAATTAGCCTTACCGGAGCTCTTTTGTCGGGTCAAACTAGTAACAGGGGTTTTGGATGATCCGTCATAAACGCTGTTCCGCTTGGAGCAGGGAAAagcagcttcattttcttccactCTCTTCGTTGACAGGAAACTTCTGCAAGCCTTTCCAGACCCCTTCCTGGATCTGGACGGATAGCTTTGTGCGTCCTCCTCTTCGTATGCAGCAGCTCCAGGTCTTCTCCCCAGCCCGTTTCCCAAGTCTCCACATGCCATGTCATCCTCTTCTGCTTCCTCcatcttcccttccccctgctTTGTTCGCTTTCTCCCCCTTTTAACCGGGCGTGCCCGCGTGGACAGCGCCCCTTCCCCGCCAGCAGGTAACCCACCTggagaaacaaaaccagccccgtcattaaagaaaaaaaaacaccaccaaaatgagaaaaaaccCAAAGCTTTCAGCATGTGGCTGCTCCCCGATACCTGTCCCGCCTCCCTGGTGCTGCAGAAGGCGGCCAgcccccccaaatttcccccagATCCCCCTTGCTCTGCTCGCTGTCGGCACCGTGCTCccgggcacggctcggcacggccccGGTGTCCGTgtagggcagggcagggctggctgcgGCTCCTCCCGTGTTTTCCTGCTCTGCACACAGCCACCCTCACACGCAAAGCAGGTTTTGGGAACAGTTTCGAGTTCACCCAGCTTCGCGCCTTcgtttattttttccatccatGCCCTCACCCTGAAAAGTGCTGCTCAAAaggaggtgtttttttcccccagtgttTGGTCCCGATCCAGCCAGGAAGCTCCAGATTTCTCCTACCAATTCCACTCATGGTCCTGGTGCACGCAGGTTGATTTGCTGAAGTGCTAACAGCACCTGAAGATGATCTGCAGAAAGACTTCCGTCCCTTCTCAAACACTCCTGTCAGTCTCACCAAACTTTGATTAAAAAGATAGGATCTAAAACACGTAACAACAACACTCTTTACCAGGAATCAGTTTTACTGTTCAAGCTCACGGAtataaaaagtttatttatcaCTGGGACAGGCGACAGAGAATGCtgagacaaaaaggaaaaagcaagcctgcAGCTTGCTTTTCTTCACTACTGCAGGGACAGCCAACATTTCTTTACATCGTGAATAATTCCATTTATATACAGCTCTTTTAGCAAGGTCACAACTCTTCCCTCAAAAAATGAAGCACTGTCCTTAAAATCTATCACCTCTCACCCTACATTAGCCTGCACACAGTCGAGTATATATAGTGGAGCTTAGCAGTTCGAAGTTTGGCAATTCAGAAACTGATTGTTGTTCAGGACACTGACTGATCTACCCGTTGGAAATTGAATGCTCCTTAATTTTAAGGATTTTACAGTTTtcttagtggggaaaaaaaaaaaaaaaaaaaaaagctaggtTTCAGTTTTGTTCCTCCTACTAAAGGCAACTGCGTCGTTATCCTCTTTACACTCTGCTCAATTTTTACTCTGGTGTCAGTTCTTCTATGTGCCTCTCCCACACGGCTTCACAGGCAGTTCCAAAGCCTTACAGCTTGGCTATTTGGATGCTTTTTCTAATTTCCAACCATGTCAAACtacaattaaattaattttaattaaccatacaagaattaaaaaatgacatttattaAACTTCCCAGGAAGAGACCAGCAGAGTTACTTTTTCAGCAAATGTCAGTTGTTGTCCTTCATCCATTGCTCAATCCATTGCATAATCTGATCCAAATTTCTCTCTAGGTCTTCTGGAGTGTTGCTGGGTAACTGGTGCACGATTTCCTCCCGATATGACAACATAGCTTCCTCATAAAGAGTCTGAAAAATTTCACACTGAATGTTGTCCTGTAGCTTCTTCCCTTTGTAACCCctgaaaaacaagaacagcacCAAGCTAAGCCTCAGATATAGAAAGAACTACAAAATATATCATGCAGAATCAGTAGTTGATACCACAATCAAATCTGTGAAGAAGTCACACAACAGCAATTTACTTATTCATTGTGTGACATACCTGCTTTCCAGCCTGTCATACAGAAATGAGTTGTCTGTGCGAAGTACAAATACGATATGAAACCATTGTTCAGGGAAAAAATCACAGCCGTGGTAATCAACGATAACTCCACCCTCGCGCATCTTGTCTTCTAGCTCATCAATTACCTGTAAAAAAAACAGACAGGCAAGGTTATGTGACATCACAGGAAATGATcaatacaaatgcaaaaatcCTAGGGTTTGAAGTTGAACTTACCCTGTCTTCATCCAAAATTGGACATTCATACTCCTCATCAAAACCTTCATATAGTTCTCCTGCAGCAAAAATAATTCATGCAAGTTAGTGAAATAGcagaagttattaaaaatatagttaCGTTTGTTTTGGGAGactgtaaacaaaaatattgtacAGACAAAAATACTGTACTGAGCATGGAGTGcttcatttacagaatcacagagtcaccTAGGCTGTaagagacctctaagatcacctagtccaacctctacACATTCCTATAAAGAGAGGTTTGTCACTTGCATTGTATTGATTAATAAATTACTGTTACAGGAGTGGTTTTGCGAAAAACACTCCGAAGCCAGTAACTGAggtgaggatctcagtgaagtatcaATTTATTcgtgattgcaatggcgggtGCCCCACAAGGAGGATAGTGCCCCTACcacttccaaaacacagtttatgtactttttgatgacaggaaTCTCCTCTGAGTgattccccactgagtgggtaatccaggttcacaacctatctgatgcttcacagacaaCGCATGTCCTTCAGTTGCTGGCCTACTaaatttcccatttcttttgacatttttactgcttaaaGTGTtgatgtttcttctctttcctgacttgacaccgtgattttcacctaattgctCCAAGGAGTCTGGCTGTCTGTGTTTTACAAGGTTgcctgctaagctttcttaGCAGTGCAAGCACATCTCAATACCACACTCCTTACCTTTAAACAGTGTAACGctgtaaaaaaacaacatttttactCCCACCATTTCCTTAGCACACCCCACCAAAAACACTTCCACTAAGGCAAACCCcttgtattattttttactgtaaaacAAGCGCTGTAGAAGTGACAggctctggaaaataaaaggcatCTCCGGCCTACCTTCTTTGGCCAGGTCCCCCACGTTGATGTAGGTCAGCCCAGTCCTGGAGGCGAGCTCCTTCCCCAGCGTGCTCTTCCCCACACCCGGCGTacctaaagcaaaaaaaaaaaaataaaaaaatccccccccaaaaaacaggtCAGAGCGTGAGGAGCCGGGCGCCCTCCAGAGAGCCCCTCCTGAGGGGAAAcctgaagggggggggggtggtttTGCACAGAGAGAGGCGAgggcaggacaaggaggaaggGGCTCCTcgtgtccccaaatccccgccCGTGTCCCCCAAATCCCTGCCCGTGACCCCCCCGTCCCCGCACCGGTGAGCAGCACGTTGGGCCGCCGCATGGCCCCGCcgcccacagcacagcacagcccgaGCGGGGCGAGGCGAGGCGCTGAGGCGGGCAGCTAAGGGAGGGCGCTGAGGAAGGACCCAGCGAGGCCCGGCCGAGCTGCCaggagccccggccccgctgccggccccgctgccggccgcGATGTCCCGGAGCCCCGCGGGGAGGCAGCCGGAGGTAGGCACCGGGACCGGCCCCGGGGTGAGGGGGACGCGGGCGGCCATGAGC
This region of Anas platyrhynchos isolate ZD024472 breed Pekin duck chromosome Z, IASCAAS_PekinDuck_T2T, whole genome shotgun sequence genomic DNA includes:
- the AK6 gene encoding adenylate kinase isoenzyme 6 encodes the protein MRRPNVLLTGTPGVGKSTLGKELASRTGLTYINVGDLAKEGELYEGFDEEYECPILDEDRVIDELEDKMREGGVIVDYHGCDFFPEQWFHIVFVLRTDNSFLYDRLESRGYKGKKLQDNIQCEIFQTLYEEAMLSYREEIVHQLPSNTPEDLERNLDQIMQWIEQWMKDNN